In Synechocystis sp. PCC 6714, the following are encoded in one genomic region:
- the rpoB gene encoding DNA-directed RNA polymerase subunit beta, producing MTNLATTMLPDLIEIQHASFHWFLEEGLIEELNSFSPISDYTGKLELHFLGKDYKLKQPKYDVDESKRRDASYSVQMYVPTRLINKETGEIKEQEVFIGDLPLMTERGTFIINGAERVIVNQIVRSPGVYYKKELDKNGRRTYSASLIPNRGAWLKFETDKNGLVYVRIDKTRKLSAQVLLKAIGLSDNEILDSLSHPEFYQKTLDKEGNPTEEEALVELYKKLRPGEPPTVSGGQQLLESRFFDPERYDLGRVGRYKLNKKLRLNEADTTRVLTPQDILAAINYLINLEFDVGTTDDIDHLGNRRVRSVGELLQNQIRVGLNRLERIIRERMTVSESDALTPASLVNPKPLVAAIKEFFGSSQLSQFMDQTNPLAELTHKRRISALGPGGLTRERAGFAVRDIHPSHHGRICPVETPEGPNAGLIGSLATCARVNDYGFIETPYFRVESGRVRKDLDPVYLTADEEDDMRVAPGDIPTDEEGNIIGESVPIRYRQEFSTTSPEQVDYVAVSPVQIISVATSMIPFLEHDDANRALMGSNMQRQAVPLLRPERPLVGTGLEAQAARDSGMVIVSRTHGIVTYVDATEIRVQPHSPDNPEEKGEEIVYPIQKYQRSNQDTCLNQRPLVYAGEDVVPGQVLADGSATEGGELALGQNILVAYMPWEGYNYEDAILISERLVYDDVYTSIHIEKFEIEARQTKLGPEEITREIPNVGEDALRNLDENGIIRIGAWVESGDILVGKVTPKGEADQPPEEKLLRAIFGEKARDVRDNSLRVPNGEKGRVVDVRVFTREKGDELPPGANMVVRIYVAQKRKIQVGDKMAGRHGNKGIISRILPIEDMPYLPDGRPIDIALNPLGVPSRMNVGQVFECLLGWAGENLGVRFKITPFDEMYGEEASRDTVHGLLEEASQRPNKDWVFNQDHPGKIQVFDGRTGEPFDRPITVGQAYMLKLVHLVDDKIHARSTGPYSLVTQQPLGGKAQQGGQRFGEMEVWALEAYGAAYILQELLTVKSDDMQGRNEALNAIVKGKSIPRPGTPESFKVLMRELQSLGLDIAAHKVQLSEDGESADAEVDLMIDSQRRAPNRPTYESLHTEEDLEEEEV from the coding sequence ATGACTAACCTTGCCACCACGATGTTGCCCGATTTAATCGAAATCCAACACGCTAGTTTCCACTGGTTTTTGGAGGAAGGTTTAATCGAGGAATTGAATAGTTTTTCCCCCATTTCTGACTACACAGGCAAGTTAGAACTCCATTTTTTGGGCAAAGATTACAAGCTCAAACAACCCAAGTACGACGTTGACGAATCGAAACGACGGGATGCAAGCTACTCGGTGCAAATGTATGTGCCCACCCGTTTAATCAACAAGGAAACTGGAGAAATTAAGGAGCAGGAAGTCTTCATCGGCGATCTCCCCCTGATGACGGAACGGGGAACCTTTATTATCAACGGTGCCGAGCGGGTCATCGTCAACCAAATTGTGCGATCACCGGGGGTTTACTACAAAAAAGAATTAGACAAAAACGGCCGTCGTACCTACTCCGCTTCCCTCATTCCCAACCGGGGAGCCTGGCTCAAGTTTGAAACCGACAAAAACGGCTTGGTCTACGTCCGCATTGATAAAACCCGTAAGCTATCCGCCCAGGTCCTCCTCAAGGCGATCGGTCTGAGCGATAACGAAATTCTCGACTCCCTCAGCCATCCGGAGTTTTACCAAAAAACCCTAGACAAGGAAGGGAATCCCACAGAAGAAGAAGCCTTGGTGGAACTATACAAAAAACTCCGTCCCGGTGAACCCCCCACTGTTAGTGGCGGCCAACAGTTACTCGAATCCCGTTTCTTTGACCCCGAACGTTATGACCTCGGTCGGGTCGGGCGCTACAAACTTAACAAAAAACTACGGCTCAACGAAGCGGATACCACCCGGGTACTGACCCCCCAAGATATCCTCGCCGCCATTAACTATCTAATCAATTTGGAATTCGATGTAGGTACCACCGACGACATCGACCACTTGGGTAATCGTAGGGTACGGTCCGTAGGGGAACTGTTGCAGAACCAAATCCGGGTAGGCTTGAACCGCCTGGAGCGGATTATTCGGGAGCGCATGACCGTTAGTGAGTCCGATGCTCTTACCCCCGCCTCCCTGGTGAACCCCAAGCCTCTGGTGGCAGCTATTAAGGAGTTCTTTGGTTCCTCTCAACTTTCCCAGTTCATGGACCAAACCAATCCCCTGGCGGAGTTGACCCATAAACGTCGTATTTCTGCCCTCGGCCCTGGAGGTCTAACTCGGGAGCGGGCTGGCTTTGCGGTGCGGGATATTCACCCTTCCCACCACGGCCGCATTTGCCCAGTGGAAACGCCAGAAGGCCCCAACGCCGGTTTAATCGGCTCCTTGGCCACCTGTGCCCGGGTCAATGATTACGGTTTCATTGAAACTCCCTATTTTCGAGTGGAAAGTGGTCGAGTCAGGAAGGATTTAGACCCTGTTTACCTCACCGCCGATGAAGAAGATGACATGCGGGTAGCCCCCGGGGACATTCCCACCGACGAAGAGGGGAACATCATTGGCGAATCAGTACCTATTCGCTACCGCCAGGAATTTTCCACTACCAGCCCAGAACAGGTAGACTATGTTGCCGTGTCTCCGGTGCAAATTATTTCCGTTGCCACCTCCATGATTCCCTTCCTGGAGCACGATGATGCTAACCGGGCCCTGATGGGATCCAACATGCAACGCCAAGCGGTGCCCCTGTTGCGCCCCGAAAGGCCGTTGGTGGGTACAGGTTTGGAAGCCCAGGCTGCTCGCGACTCAGGTATGGTGATTGTTTCCCGCACCCATGGCATTGTCACCTATGTGGATGCCACGGAAATTCGGGTGCAACCCCACTCCCCCGACAATCCAGAGGAAAAAGGGGAAGAAATCGTTTACCCGATCCAGAAATATCAGCGCTCTAACCAAGACACCTGTTTAAATCAGCGTCCCCTAGTCTATGCCGGGGAAGATGTGGTGCCAGGACAGGTGCTGGCGGACGGTTCTGCTACGGAAGGGGGAGAGTTAGCCCTGGGACAAAACATCCTTGTGGCCTATATGCCCTGGGAAGGCTATAACTACGAGGACGCCATTCTCATCAGTGAACGGCTAGTCTATGACGACGTTTACACTAGTATCCACATCGAAAAGTTTGAAATTGAGGCTCGCCAGACCAAACTAGGGCCCGAAGAAATCACCCGGGAAATTCCCAATGTCGGGGAAGATGCCCTGCGTAATTTGGACGAAAACGGTATCATCCGCATCGGTGCTTGGGTGGAATCCGGTGACATTCTGGTGGGCAAAGTAACTCCCAAAGGGGAAGCAGACCAGCCCCCAGAGGAAAAACTCCTGCGGGCCATTTTCGGCGAGAAAGCCCGAGATGTGCGGGATAATTCCCTGCGGGTGCCCAACGGTGAAAAAGGTCGGGTGGTGGATGTACGGGTCTTCACCCGGGAGAAAGGGGATGAACTGCCCCCCGGCGCTAATATGGTTGTGCGGATCTACGTTGCTCAGAAACGCAAAATCCAAGTGGGAGACAAAATGGCCGGTCGCCACGGGAATAAAGGGATTATTTCCCGCATTTTGCCCATTGAAGATATGCCCTATCTCCCAGATGGTCGCCCCATTGACATTGCCCTCAATCCCCTGGGGGTTCCTTCCCGGATGAACGTGGGCCAGGTGTTTGAATGTTTGCTGGGTTGGGCTGGGGAAAACCTGGGTGTGCGCTTCAAAATTACCCCCTTTGATGAGATGTACGGGGAAGAAGCATCTCGGGACACAGTCCATGGCTTGCTAGAGGAAGCATCCCAACGCCCCAACAAAGACTGGGTATTTAACCAAGACCATCCCGGCAAAATCCAGGTGTTTGATGGTCGTACTGGAGAGCCCTTTGACCGACCCATTACGGTGGGCCAAGCTTACATGCTCAAACTAGTACATTTGGTGGACGATAAGATCCATGCCCGCTCCACTGGGCCCTATTCCCTTGTTACCCAACAGCCTTTGGGGGGTAAAGCCCAACAGGGGGGGCAACGGTTTGGAGAAATGGAAGTGTGGGCCTTGGAAGCCTATGGCGCCGCGTACATTTTGCAGGAATTACTCACCGTTAAATCCGATGATATGCAAGGCCGCAATGAAGCCCTCAATGCCATTGTCAAAGGTAAGAGTATTCCCCGCCCCGGCACCCCGGAATCCTTCAAGGTGCTAATGCGGGAACTCCAGTCCCTTGGTTTGGACATTGCAGCTCACAAGGTGCAGTTGTCCGAAGACGGGGAAAGTGCCGACGCAGAGGTGGATTTGATGATTGATAGCCAGCGCCGGGCCCCTAACCGCCCCACCTATGAATCCCTCCACACTGAGGAGGATTTGGAAGAGGAGGAAGTGTAG
- the rpsT gene encoding 30S ribosomal protein S20 → MANIKSALKRIEIAERNRLQNKSYKSAIKTLMKKTFQSVEAYAQDPNPESLETINTSMAAAFSKIDKAVKCKVIHKNNAARKKARLAKALQKALPAAA, encoded by the coding sequence GTGGCTAATATTAAGTCTGCCCTAAAGCGAATCGAAATTGCTGAACGCAACCGACTCCAAAACAAAAGCTATAAGTCGGCCATCAAAACCCTGATGAAAAAAACTTTTCAATCGGTGGAGGCCTACGCCCAGGACCCCAATCCCGAAAGTCTAGAGACCATTAACACCAGCATGGCCGCCGCTTTTAGCAAAATTGATAAGGCGGTGAAGTGTAAAGTAATCCACAAAAACAATGCTGCCCGCAAAAAGGCTCGCCTGGCCAAAGCCCTCCAGAAGGCCCTACCCGCCGCGGCCTAA
- a CDS encoding TatD family hydrolase gives MHLVDTHVHINFDVFAADLDQLQHRWQQAGVVQLVHSCVKPEEFGQIQALADRFPELFFAVGLHPLDAADWQGNTAEQILAYAKADPRVVAIGEMGLDFFKADNRGHQIEVFQAQLAIARELAKPVIIHCRDAADTMRQVLTEFQQEQGPVGGVMHCWGGNPEETQWFLDLGFYISFSGTVTFKKAEGIQASAQMVPLDRLLVETDCPFLAPVPKRGKRNEPAFVRHVAEAIAALRHISLETLAEQTTANARNLFKLPVPA, from the coding sequence ATGCACCTAGTTGATACCCACGTCCACATTAACTTTGACGTTTTTGCGGCGGACTTAGACCAATTACAACATCGCTGGCAGCAGGCGGGGGTGGTGCAGTTGGTTCATTCCTGTGTTAAACCCGAGGAGTTTGGCCAAATTCAAGCCCTAGCCGATCGTTTCCCGGAACTATTTTTCGCAGTGGGACTCCATCCCCTGGATGCTGCCGACTGGCAAGGGAATACGGCGGAACAAATTCTCGCCTACGCCAAGGCTGACCCCCGGGTGGTGGCCATTGGTGAGATGGGCTTAGATTTTTTCAAAGCTGATAACCGTGGCCACCAGATTGAAGTTTTCCAGGCCCAATTGGCGATCGCCAGGGAATTGGCCAAACCGGTGATTATCCATTGCCGGGATGCCGCTGACACCATGCGCCAGGTGCTAACGGAATTTCAACAGGAACAGGGCCCCGTGGGCGGCGTGATGCACTGCTGGGGGGGCAATCCAGAGGAAACCCAATGGTTTTTAGACCTAGGGTTTTACATCAGTTTTAGCGGCACAGTCACCTTCAAAAAGGCCGAGGGCATCCAAGCCAGTGCCCAGATGGTTCCCCTTGATCGCCTATTGGTGGAAACCGATTGTCCCTTTTTGGCCCCGGTGCCTAAACGGGGTAAGCGCAACGAACCCGCCTTTGTGCGCCACGTGGCCGAGGCGATCGCGGCCCTGCGCCATATATCCCTAGAAACCCTTGCCGAGCAAACCACCGCCAATGCCCGTAACCTGTTTAAACTGCCGGTTCCCGCCTAG
- a CDS encoding DNA-directed RNA polymerase subunit beta'': protein MTFYNYTIDKGRLKKLIALAYRRYGSARCSQLADELKELGFRFATKAGVSISVDDLTIPPEKKQMLEAAEKEIRITEERYARGEITEVERFQKVIDTWNSTSEELKDQVVVNFRKTDPLNSVYMMAFSGARGNMSQVRQLVGMRGLMADPQGEIIDLPIKTNFREGLTVTEYVISSYGARKGLVDTALRTADSGYLTRRLVDVSQDVIVREQDCGTERSLRVTAMTDGDQVKISLADRLFGRLLAKDVVSPDGEIIAKRNDEIDEALANRIAAVTDEVYVRSPLTCEAARSVCQNCYGWSLAHGHKVDLGEAVGIIAAQSIGEPGTQLTMRTFHTGGVFTGEVARQEKAPDNGTVKWGKGLNTRKVRTRHGEDAEQVEIAGDLIWKGEGKKAATQTYSLTPGSLLFVQDGQTVTAGQLMTEISLSKTQRSTERATKDVAGDLAGEVLFDRLVPEEKTDRQGNTTRIAQRGGLVWILSGEVYNLPPGAEPVVKNDEQVEVGSIMAETKLVTNDGGVVRLVSNREIEIITASVLLDQAQVKLESSGGREQYVIYTADKQRFLLKAAPGTKVQNHSIVAELIDDRYRTTTGGMIRYAGVEVAKGGRKQGYEVTKGGTLLWIPEETHEINKDISLLIVEDGQYVEAGTEVVKDIFCQSSGIVEVVQKNDILREIIIKPGDFYQDVDPGSVKIESGQLLQPGQDVFPGVTVSTLSQAEWIESPEGNGLLLRPVEEYKVFDEPAAPSQGSQNEEGGRHIELRSVQRLFYKDGDRVKSVEGAPLLSTQLVLEIYGSGSEGISHLSADIELQDDEEEDCQRLQLVILESLVLRRDQESDPLGGASKTRLLVQDGDQIPPGAVVARTEIQCKEAGIVRGIKEGQESIRRVLLEREADRLVMDLPGAPDVKPGQLLVAGQELLPGVKLEESGKVLEINGKGDKYQLVLRRARPYRVSPGAVLHIEDGDLVQRGDNLVLLVFERAKTGDIVQGLPRIEELLEARKPKEACVLARAPGVCQVEYLEDESVDIKVLEDDGTVSEYPLLPGQNAMVTDGQRIDVGHALTDGYNNPHEILDVFFNYYVDKDGCYQAALKGLQAAQKFLVNEVQTVYQSQGVDISDKHIEVIVRQMTAKVRIDDGGDTTMLPGELVELRQVEQVNEAMGITGSAPARYTPVLLGITKASLNTDSFISAASFQETTRVLTEAAIEGKSDWLRGLKENVIIGRLIPAGTGFSSHEEVLGLIETQDDIQGYMIEPMELPTAKKKASATKVKTKKVEADDDLLDDTRARAYAGNQLGQDEEEFTETYDTDEDDFEMDDMDDDDFDDED from the coding sequence ATGACGTTTTATAACTACACCATCGACAAAGGCCGTCTTAAAAAACTCATTGCCCTTGCCTATCGTCGTTACGGTTCCGCCCGGTGTTCGCAGTTGGCCGATGAACTGAAGGAATTAGGTTTTCGCTTTGCCACTAAGGCAGGGGTTTCCATCAGCGTCGATGACCTGACCATCCCTCCGGAAAAGAAACAGATGCTGGAGGCGGCGGAAAAGGAAATTCGTATCACCGAAGAGCGGTATGCCCGGGGGGAAATCACCGAGGTGGAACGATTCCAAAAGGTAATTGATACCTGGAATAGCACTTCGGAAGAGTTGAAAGACCAGGTGGTGGTTAACTTCCGCAAAACCGATCCCCTCAACTCCGTGTATATGATGGCTTTCTCCGGTGCCCGGGGGAACATGAGCCAGGTGAGGCAATTGGTGGGGATGCGGGGGTTGATGGCGGATCCCCAAGGGGAGATTATTGACTTACCCATTAAAACCAATTTTCGGGAGGGGCTGACCGTTACCGAATACGTAATTTCTTCCTACGGTGCCCGTAAGGGTCTGGTGGATACGGCTCTGCGGACGGCGGACTCCGGTTACCTTACCCGTCGTTTGGTAGATGTTTCCCAGGATGTGATTGTGCGGGAACAGGACTGTGGTACGGAACGCAGTCTGCGGGTCACAGCGATGACCGACGGGGACCAGGTAAAAATTAGCCTGGCCGATCGCCTGTTTGGTCGTTTGCTGGCCAAGGATGTGGTGAGTCCTGATGGGGAAATCATTGCCAAACGCAATGATGAAATTGATGAAGCGTTGGCTAACCGTATTGCCGCCGTTACCGATGAGGTTTATGTCCGATCGCCGTTGACCTGTGAAGCGGCCCGGTCCGTTTGCCAGAACTGCTACGGCTGGAGCTTAGCCCACGGTCACAAAGTTGATTTAGGAGAAGCGGTGGGTATCATTGCCGCCCAATCCATTGGGGAGCCCGGCACTCAGTTAACCATGCGGACCTTCCACACTGGGGGGGTATTCACCGGGGAAGTGGCTCGCCAGGAAAAAGCTCCGGACAATGGCACCGTCAAATGGGGTAAAGGACTCAACACCCGCAAAGTCCGTACCCGCCACGGTGAAGATGCGGAGCAGGTGGAAATTGCTGGGGATCTAATTTGGAAAGGGGAAGGTAAAAAAGCCGCCACCCAAACCTATTCCCTTACCCCCGGTTCCCTACTGTTTGTACAGGATGGGCAGACAGTGACCGCGGGACAATTAATGACGGAAATTTCCCTTTCTAAAACCCAACGTTCCACGGAGCGGGCTACCAAAGACGTGGCCGGGGACTTGGCTGGGGAAGTGTTATTTGATCGCCTAGTGCCGGAGGAAAAAACCGATCGCCAGGGTAATACCACCCGCATTGCCCAACGGGGGGGACTGGTGTGGATTCTATCCGGGGAAGTGTATAACCTACCTCCTGGGGCGGAGCCAGTGGTTAAAAATGACGAGCAGGTGGAAGTCGGTAGCATCATGGCCGAAACCAAGCTGGTCACCAACGATGGTGGGGTGGTACGCCTAGTGAGTAACCGAGAAATTGAAATCATCACCGCTTCCGTCTTGCTAGACCAGGCCCAGGTCAAGCTAGAAAGCAGTGGTGGCCGGGAACAATACGTCATCTACACTGCCGATAAGCAACGGTTCCTGCTCAAGGCCGCTCCCGGTACCAAGGTGCAGAACCACAGCATTGTGGCGGAATTGATTGATGACCGATACCGCACCACCACCGGAGGCATGATTCGCTACGCCGGAGTGGAAGTGGCCAAGGGGGGCCGCAAACAGGGCTACGAAGTCACCAAGGGAGGCACCCTGCTCTGGATTCCAGAAGAAACCCACGAAATTAACAAAGACATTTCCCTGTTAATTGTGGAAGACGGCCAGTATGTGGAAGCAGGCACGGAGGTGGTCAAGGACATTTTCTGCCAATCCAGCGGCATCGTCGAAGTGGTACAGAAAAATGATATTCTGCGGGAAATTATCATCAAGCCAGGGGATTTCTACCAAGATGTGGACCCCGGTTCGGTGAAAATCGAAAGCGGCCAATTGCTCCAGCCAGGACAAGATGTATTTCCCGGTGTCACCGTTAGCACCCTCAGCCAAGCGGAATGGATTGAAAGTCCCGAAGGCAATGGTTTGCTCCTCCGGCCAGTGGAAGAGTACAAGGTGTTTGATGAACCCGCCGCTCCCTCCCAGGGTTCCCAAAACGAAGAAGGGGGTCGCCACATTGAGTTACGTTCCGTTCAGCGTCTGTTCTACAAAGATGGCGATCGGGTGAAATCCGTGGAAGGGGCCCCCCTGCTCAGCACTCAACTAGTACTTGAGATTTACGGTAGCGGTAGTGAAGGTATTTCCCACCTTTCCGCCGACATTGAACTCCAGGACGATGAAGAGGAAGATTGCCAGCGTCTACAGTTGGTGATTTTGGAATCCTTGGTACTGCGCCGGGATCAAGAATCTGATCCCCTCGGTGGAGCGTCCAAAACCCGCCTACTGGTGCAGGATGGGGATCAAATTCCCCCAGGGGCGGTGGTGGCCCGCACTGAAATCCAATGTAAGGAGGCCGGTATTGTCCGGGGTATTAAAGAAGGGCAAGAATCCATTCGTCGGGTACTGCTGGAGCGGGAAGCCGATCGCCTGGTGATGGATTTACCCGGTGCCCCCGATGTCAAACCAGGGCAACTACTGGTGGCAGGTCAGGAATTGCTACCCGGTGTCAAACTGGAAGAGTCCGGCAAAGTGCTGGAAATCAATGGCAAAGGGGACAAATATCAGTTAGTGCTACGGCGGGCTCGGCCCTATCGAGTTTCCCCTGGGGCAGTGCTCCACATCGAAGACGGAGACCTGGTGCAACGGGGCGATAACCTTGTACTGCTGGTGTTTGAGCGGGCCAAGACCGGGGATATTGTTCAGGGTTTACCCCGGATTGAAGAACTTTTGGAAGCCCGTAAACCCAAAGAAGCCTGCGTTCTAGCCCGGGCCCCTGGGGTCTGTCAGGTGGAATACCTGGAAGATGAAAGCGTGGACATTAAAGTGCTGGAAGATGACGGCACCGTGAGCGAATATCCCCTCCTACCGGGGCAAAACGCCATGGTCACCGATGGTCAACGCATTGATGTGGGCCATGCCCTCACCGATGGTTACAACAATCCCCACGAAATTTTAGATGTGTTCTTCAACTACTACGTGGATAAGGATGGTTGTTACCAAGCAGCCCTGAAAGGTCTCCAAGCAGCGCAAAAATTCCTCGTCAACGAAGTGCAAACGGTTTATCAATCCCAAGGGGTGGATATTTCCGACAAACATATTGAGGTAATTGTGCGGCAGATGACCGCTAAGGTCCGCATCGACGATGGGGGAGATACTACCATGCTCCCAGGGGAACTGGTGGAATTACGCCAAGTGGAACAGGTTAACGAAGCCATGGGCATCACCGGCAGTGCTCCGGCCCGCTATACCCCCGTATTGCTCGGTATCACTAAGGCTTCTTTAAACACGGATAGTTTCATCAGTGCGGCTTCTTTCCAAGAAACCACCCGGGTACTCACTGAAGCGGCGATCGAAGGCAAGTCAGACTGGCTACGGGGACTAAAGGAAAACGTCATTATTGGTCGTCTAATTCCTGCGGGTACTGGCTTCAGTAGCCATGAGGAGGTGTTGGGATTAATTGAAACCCAGGATGATATCCAGGGCTATATGATTGAGCCAATGGAATTGCCAACGGCGAAGAAAAAGGCCAGCGCCACTAAGGTGAAAACTAAAAAAGTTGAAGCCGATGATGATCTCTTGGATGACACCAGGGCCCGAGCCTACGCAGGGAACCAGCTTGGTCAGGATGAGGAGGAATTTACCGAAACCTACGACACTGACGAGGATGATTTTGAAATGGACGACATGGATGACGATGATTTTGATGACGAGGATTAA